One Silurus meridionalis isolate SWU-2019-XX chromosome 10, ASM1480568v1, whole genome shotgun sequence genomic window carries:
- the ehf gene encoding ETS homologous factor isoform X2: MVLHSGCSMSIPAGVSIESQLPASWGPHYNSPDVSMVSSGYTSRLWSQDLHPQYWSKYQVWEWLQQTLDVHQIDATSIPFSNFDLDGRQLCSMSYQDFNHLAGSVGPVLYQSLTDLKWSSQYGPSMDMFTPGDIKTELDDLPCSILPYKEEPSFYTTSEHFDVKTPFPLSTVMTSPGPCSPDTKRPHIRSHQVKKHNPRGTHLWEFIRDILLNPERNPGLIKWENRSEGVFRFLKSEAVAQLWGRKKNNSSMTYEKLSRAMRYYYKREILERVDGRRLVYKFGRNARGWRETEK; encoded by the exons ATGGTCCTTCATAGTGGCTGCAGCATGAGCATCCCTGCTGGTGTGAGTATTGAGAGCCAACTGCCTGCCTCCTGGGGCCCCCACTACAACAGCCCAGACG tgtCCATGGTGTCGTCGGGTTATACCAGTCGTCTCtggtcccaggacctccacccACAGTACTGGTCCAAATATCAGGTGTGGGAGTGGCTTCAGCAGACCCTGGATGTGCACCAGATTGATGCCACATCAATCCCATTTAGTAACTTTGACCTGGATGGAAGGCAGCTGTGTAGCATGAGCTATCAGGACTTTAATCACTTGGCTGGATCTGTTGGTCCAGTCCTCTACCAGAGTCTGACTGATCTCAAATGGAGCA GTCAGTATGGCCCCTCAATGGATATGTTTACACCAGGGGATATTAAAACAGAATTAGATG ATCTTCCGTGCTCAATCTTGCCCTACAAAGAAGAGCCCAGTTTCTACACCACTTCAG AGCATTTTGACGTTAAAACCCCATTTCCACTGTCGACAGTGATGACTTCACCAGGTCCCTGTAGTCCAG ACACTAAAAGACCCCACATCCGCTCACACCAAGTGAAAAAACACA ATCCCCGTGGGACCCATCTGTGGGAATTCATACGGGATATTTTGCTGAACCCAGAGAGAAACCCAGGCTTGATTAAATGGGAGAACAGATCAGAGGGTGTTTTTCGTTTTCTGAAGTCTGAGGCCGTAGCACAGCTATGGGGAAGGAAGAAGAACAACAGTAGCATGACCTATGAGAAGCTCAGTCGAGCAATGag GTATTACTACAAACGAGAGATTTTAGAACGTGTAGACGGACGCAGGCTGGTTTACAAGTTTGGAAGGAACGCACGTGGatggagagaaacagagaagtga
- the ehf gene encoding ETS homologous factor isoform X1, whose translation MRTLILHYSSAIQSHCNKQGHLTSLHCAVDIIHTFLFRTMVLHSGCSMSIPAGVSIESQLPASWGPHYNSPDVSMVSSGYTSRLWSQDLHPQYWSKYQVWEWLQQTLDVHQIDATSIPFSNFDLDGRQLCSMSYQDFNHLAGSVGPVLYQSLTDLKWSSQYGPSMDMFTPGDIKTELDDLPCSILPYKEEPSFYTTSEHFDVKTPFPLSTVMTSPGPCSPDTKRPHIRSHQVKKHNPRGTHLWEFIRDILLNPERNPGLIKWENRSEGVFRFLKSEAVAQLWGRKKNNSSMTYEKLSRAMRYYYKREILERVDGRRLVYKFGRNARGWRETEK comes from the exons ATGAGGACTCTCATTCTACATTATAGTTCTGCGATTCAAAGTCATTGCAACAAACAAGGACACCTTACCAGTCTGCATTGTGCAGTGGACATTATTCATACATTTCTG TTCCGGACCATGGTCCTTCATAGTGGCTGCAGCATGAGCATCCCTGCTGGTGTGAGTATTGAGAGCCAACTGCCTGCCTCCTGGGGCCCCCACTACAACAGCCCAGACG tgtCCATGGTGTCGTCGGGTTATACCAGTCGTCTCtggtcccaggacctccacccACAGTACTGGTCCAAATATCAGGTGTGGGAGTGGCTTCAGCAGACCCTGGATGTGCACCAGATTGATGCCACATCAATCCCATTTAGTAACTTTGACCTGGATGGAAGGCAGCTGTGTAGCATGAGCTATCAGGACTTTAATCACTTGGCTGGATCTGTTGGTCCAGTCCTCTACCAGAGTCTGACTGATCTCAAATGGAGCA GTCAGTATGGCCCCTCAATGGATATGTTTACACCAGGGGATATTAAAACAGAATTAGATG ATCTTCCGTGCTCAATCTTGCCCTACAAAGAAGAGCCCAGTTTCTACACCACTTCAG AGCATTTTGACGTTAAAACCCCATTTCCACTGTCGACAGTGATGACTTCACCAGGTCCCTGTAGTCCAG ACACTAAAAGACCCCACATCCGCTCACACCAAGTGAAAAAACACA ATCCCCGTGGGACCCATCTGTGGGAATTCATACGGGATATTTTGCTGAACCCAGAGAGAAACCCAGGCTTGATTAAATGGGAGAACAGATCAGAGGGTGTTTTTCGTTTTCTGAAGTCTGAGGCCGTAGCACAGCTATGGGGAAGGAAGAAGAACAACAGTAGCATGACCTATGAGAAGCTCAGTCGAGCAATGag GTATTACTACAAACGAGAGATTTTAGAACGTGTAGACGGACGCAGGCTGGTTTACAAGTTTGGAAGGAACGCACGTGGatggagagaaacagagaagtga